The following DNA comes from Sorex araneus isolate mSorAra2 chromosome 5, mSorAra2.pri, whole genome shotgun sequence.
GGCCCCTCTGAGCAGTCACGGGCCCCCCTCAGATCATGCTTCTGCACCAGAGGAGCGCCTGGAGCCTCTGCCCTTCCCTGTCCTGGGGGAACGGGTTTGGGGCCCtcctgggctgggggtgcagagTTTGTGCCTGTGCCCCTCACGgcgccccctctccctcctgcccgcctgccccccaGTCTGCTGGACCAAGGCCGCACGTGTGAGGACGTCCATCTCTCCCGCTCCGGCCTCAACCTCCAGGACCAGCATGTGAGGTGAGAGTGGCTGGAACAGAGGATCCTGGACACAGGGAGCCCCCCTCGACCCCAGGGCTGGTCACTCCTCTCACCTGCATGcctgggactcagtttccccagctgtgAAGGGAGGCAGcctcctctctggccctggcttgGCGCTCAGGGGTCCGGCCGGGCTCCAGCATGAGGAGCGTGAGCCTCCTGCTTCTCCTGTCACAGGAAGGCCGTCTACGGCCCCAACGTCATCAGCATCCCCGTCAAGTCCTATCTCCAGCTGCTGGTGGACGAGGTAGGGTGGCCTCTTGCCCGCTTTACGGAGGCAGCTGACCTCACACCCTGTCCCTCTTGCATCTGGGGGCAGGGGTTCAGGGACTAGCCGCACAGCACACTTCTCAGAGCCACACTTCAGAGTGGGGAGGGTCTCTATGGGGCCCCCACTGCCCATTTTTAATCTGTCCGCAGTCCCGTGAAGAGGGACTAGGGATGCCCACTCACTCAGGAGGAACCTGAGCTTTAGGGTCACTCAAGGACCGAAGGGGCTGGCACCCCGGGAAGGGCATCCTTCCAACCCTCTGAGAAATGAAGGAAGCATCTTGGGTCTGGCCTCATGTGGACCCCCTCAGCCACTGGGAGTAAAGTAGCTCTTAAACGAGCggccttagggctggagcgatagcacagcaggtagagcgtttgccttgcacacggctgacccgggttcgatgcccagcatcccatatggtcccctgagcactgtcaggagtaattcttgagtgcagagccaggagtaacccctgtgcatcatcagatgtgacctcaaaagcaaaaaaaaaaaaaaaaaaaaaccaaaaaaatcatttaaacgAGCGGCCTAACCCTTTTGTGCCTCGGTTTCCTCATGGGTAGAGTGGATCTGGTGGCGGAAGTACCCGGGAGTGGACGGTGCTGGTAGAGAAGCGGGGAGGGCCCCTGTCTTCCCCGACATCTGGGGCTTGAGAGCGGAGAAGCCGGGCCTCAGGGGGTGGCTGCTCCGAGCACTGGCCGGGAGCAAAGCCTAACTTCAGTCCTCGGGCAGCTGCCTCACCGCCCCCAGGCCAGTGGCTCGGCTGCTCCAGGGGGCCCGTGCCCTGAGgctgcctccctccttctctcccccaggCACTGAACCCCTACTACGGGTTCCAGGCCTTTAGCATCGGGCTGTGGCTGGCCGACCACTACTACTGGTATGCCCTGTGCATCTTCCTCATCTCCACCCTCTCCATCTGCGTGTCGCTGTACAAGACCAGGAAGGTGGGTGCCGCCCGGTGGGCGGGGCGGACCAGGGCAGACGGCTCCTCCAGGGGGGCCTCCACTCACCTGCTGCCCCCATCTCTGCCTGTCCACAGCAAAGCCAGACCCTGAGGGACATGGTCCAGCTGtctgtgcgggtgtgtgtgtgccggCCGGGGGGAGGTGAGGAGCCCGGGCGCTATGGGGGGGTGCGGAAGGGCCCCGGAGGGCGCCATGGGCCATGCTCAGCCTTCTGCTTGCCCGCAGAGGAGGAATGGGTGGACTCCAGCCAGCTGGTGCCCGGAGACTGCCTGGTGTTGCCCCAGGAGGGCGGGCTGATGCCCTGTGATGCCGCCCTGGTGGCTGGCGAGTGCATGGTCAACGAGAGCTCGCTGACAGGTTAGCcctgcatcccctccccccacccaagcccTGGGCCCTAGCtcccctggccacgcccccctcACCAGCTCCCCACCAATGCTCCCTCCCCCGATGCTCTCAGCCCTGGGTCAGAGCATGCTCTCTCTGCTGAGATTTCTGCTTtgccttgtgttttttttttcttttttttttgggggggggtcacacccagcgatgctcaggggttactcctggctctacactcaggaatcactcctggcggtgctcaggggaccatgtgggatgctgggaatcgaacctgggtcagccgcgtgcaaggcaaacaccctacccactgtgctaacgctccagccccctgccttgtGTTTTCAAGGAACCATCCTGGCTTCACTCCCTGACCCGCACCCCTGGGGGATGTGGCTTCCATGCTCTGAGTCTCAGATTCCTCTTGGGTCAGGTTCACTCAGTGCTTCCGGAGCCTGAGTGGGGCCATAGTGAACTGTGGACCCGGGTCTGGTTCCTAACTATCTGAGCCCCTGGGGCCGATGAAGATTCCTCCTGGGGCTGAGCTCACAGTGGACCCTGCATTTGAGCCCAACATGAGTGGTCCCCAAGTATTGCTTGGAGCACCGACCCCCAGCACGAAATTGGGGGtagcgcatcaccaggtgtggcctcaaagccaaaAGTAATATTTTCATCGACATGCGCTAAAGGGTTGCtgaggtttggggttttttgttgttgttgttgttatttagtttggttttggttttgatttggggccacactcagcaattctcagggcttgctcctggctctgtgctcagggatcactcctgacaggaattaggggaccatctagggtactggggatccaacccatgtcagccacatgccagtgccctactcactgtactgtcactccagcattttctgaatttttttaaaaacatttttgtattagaaattgtaaaccgcagtAGCAGCTgcgtgactttttatctcttcattctcatcagtggaaaacttatcaaatatttccttgtcaatagagctgtattcttgggggataaattccaacaaaaatagtgagtctgtgttgaaactccaacaacaatagtgagttttgtgttgaaatatggaatgtaatcaaggtaaagagaaaaggaagtgaaattaccagtcacgggggggggggggttgcggggtgaggggtgggatgtatactgggtttttttgttttgttttgtttttgtttttattggtggtggaatatgggcactggtgaagggacaggtgtttgagcattgtatacctgagacataagcctaagaactttgtaactttccacatggtgattcaataaaataaattaaaaaatatatatacaaaaaaatttgtattgaatcaccgtgagatacagttacagagctttcatatttttcagtcatacaatgatagaacacccattcctccaccagtgcacattttccaccaccagtgtccccagaatcCCCCCGCCTCGtttcacacctccccctgcctctatggcagacagtttcccccaaactctactttggggcattatgatttgcaacacagatactgagaggctatcacggtTGGTCCTTTatttttcagcacgcatctcccatcccgaacgatccctccagccatcattgactaagtgatcccttctccattccagctgccttctcccccagctcacactccagcatttttaaaaattattttaaattgctccagaggctactcccagctcttaGGGGCCGTGTGCTGTGGGGATCCAAGCCAGGGCCTCACCCACGCGGGGACAAATGCTCCCCTACTTGAGCGTTGCGAGGTTGCCTCTCTTTGCCTGCCAGGCCTTACAGAGCCGAACAGGTCACTGTCTTTACTGGCTTGAATATAAGCCACTCCCaggatctgccaggagtgagccttgagctcagagccaggagtaaaccctgagcacagccaaaaagaaaaaagaaagaacaaaccaaagaAACTGCCCCaacagaaggggccagagagctggtccagcggggagggcacttgccgtgacatagtcagcccaggttcaatccctggcaacacatacgGTGCCCCacgccccaccagaagtgatccttccttgagcacagagccaggagtaacccccgagcatccctgggagtagcccccaaatctAAACAAGCAGCTCCAGCAGGAGGACGTGTCCCGCCCCCATGCCCGGGTGCTGCCTGGCCTGGCTGAAACACTCCCCTTGCCTTTcgccctctctgagcctcagggtCCCTCTCTGGGAAAAAGAGACCAGGAGTCCTGCGCCCTGGGCGGGTGGGTCCGGTGGGCAGAGGGCCCCGGTGGGCTCACGCCGCCTCCCTTTCAGGGGAGAGTGTCCCCGTGCTGAAGACAGCCCTGCCGCAGGCACCAATCCCCTACTGCCCAGACGCCCACCGACGCCACTCGCTCTTCTGCGGGACGGTCGTCCTGCAGGCCCGCGCCTTCACGGGCCCCCGCGTGCTCGCGGTGGTCACCCGCACAGGTAGGAATCAGGGTGGCCGCGGGGGCATGGGGGCAAGGTGGGCCCAGCCCTGTCCTGCCCTGCCCACTCGGGCGGGCTTCAGGGGATTGGAGCAGCCACGCCACAGCTGGGTGCCTCTGGCTGCACCGGGAGGGGACCCAGTGTCAGAGTCGCCAGAGGTGACCTTCTCAGCCCGAGCCCCAGCTCTGCGTGAAATGCAATCCCTACTCCGTAGACACTGCCCTCACTTCCTGGCCTGCAGAGGGCCCTGGGCCAGAGCCGGCTGGCCGCACTCTGAGACCCCACGAGGGCAGCCGTCCTTGACCTTCATGGACCCTGCCTTGCTTTCCTGCCTCTCTCAGGGTTCTGCACGGTCAAAGGGGGCCTGGTGAGCTCCATCCTGCACCCCCGGCCGGTCAACTTCAAGTTCTACAAACACAGCATGAAGTTCGTGGCTGCCCTCTCTGTGCTGGGTGAGTGCCCCCCGGTGCCCCTCCTTGGCTGCTGCAGTGCTCCCGGGCCCAGCTGCCACTGAGCCCCACGCTGTCTCCCCAGCTCTCCTCGGCACCATCTACAGCATCTTCATCCTGCACCGCAACCGGGTAGGCTttggcggggggccgggggcacccTTCCCGGGACCCTTCCCGGCCCGGCGCTGGACACGCTCGACCCCTCCTCTAGGTGCCTGTGAGCGAGATCGTGATCCGGGCCCTGGACTTGGTGACGGTGGTGGTGCCACCCGCGCTGCCGGCCGCCATGACGGTGTGCACGCTCTACGCCCAGGGCCGGCTCAAGCGCCAGGGCATCTTCTGCCTCCACCCGCTGCGCATCAACCTGGGCGCCAAGCTGCAGCTGGTGTGTTTCGACAAGGTGAGCGCCGGGGCCACAGGGCAGGGCACAGCATCCTGGGCAGACACCAGGACACacccacctgcccctgcccttCGACCCCATGGTCCAGGATCCTGCTAGAGATCCGTGCCGGGCGGGGACACTTGGGAACCCTTGCAGTGGCAGGGGTGATGGCCCAGAATGTTTCTTCATTTGTTGGGGACCCAGAAAGGGGTCTGTTGGGGACTGGAGAGCCAGCAGGGACCCCCCCCATACCTCCAGGCAGGGATGGGATCCCCACACCGGtattcatcctcctcctcccctcccgaaTGAGAGCTGGGGGCCATGCCGCCGAGGGTGGGGACAGGCGTTAAGGACTGGAACCAGGGGGCTatgtgaggggtgggatggggtcaTTCCCTGAGAGGGGAATTTGAGGGGGGCAGCTCTGAGCAGGCCCCTCAGGAGCTCATGGAGGAGGGGGTCTCAGGAGGGCGGAGTCTGACCGGGCACGCCTCTGGGGAGCTGGACGATGTGGCCTTGGAGCGTTTtcaattcttgtttgtttgttctggggccacagccTCAccgtgcttgggggctactcccaggccTGCTGGGGGATTGCGTCCGGGGACCAtgctgggtgggggggaccatgtagtactgAGAATCGAACTAGGGCCTCCTGCGTACGTAGCACACACTCGCCACTGAGCCCCCTCTCTAGCCCCACAGTGTTCAgacggggacagggacaggggcaggATCAGAATCCGAGCCCGGGAGCCACTGTGGAACTGGTGGTCAGAGGCACATGGGAAGTGcgctccccacacacacagcggGCGGCGACCCCCGGCCCCTCGCCTCACACTGCTGAGCATGTGGTGGGCCAGGGGAGTGGGCCGGAGTGCCCCGCACCAGCCTGCTGGCCCGGGTGTTAAGGACCCCACGGGAAGTGGTGCCAGCCAAAGGAACaggaaggatggggagggggtgaccCCGGCAGAGGgctgggagcccccaccccatgACTGACGTGGGTGCAGCTCGAGTAGGACTCCCTGGCCAGCCCCACCCTCGCCCCCCGCAGACCGGCACGCTCACAGAGGACGGCCTGGACGTGATGGGGGTAGTACCGCTGAAGGACCGCGCCTTCCTGCCgctggtccccgagccccgccgccTCCCCATGGGACCCCTGCTGCGAGCACTGGCCACCTGCCATGCCCTCAGCCGGCTTCAGGACGGCGCAGTGGGCGACCCCATGGACCTCAAGATGGTGGAATCGACTGGCTGGGTGAGGAGGCGGAGCAGGGCCGCCCCTGCCGCAGCTCTGCCCACCTTGGCACTCTGGGTGGGCTCTGTGATGTGCCCCCTCGGTCCCCATCAGTGACAAAAATGGCCTTGGCCGCGTGCTGACCACCAGCCCCGTGCCCGCGCAATGCCTGGGGCCCCAGGACGCAGCTCAGAACCTGCCAAGGGAGGAAACGGGGGTAGCGGGAAGGAGCCGTCCCCGGCTGTCACCCCGCCCCTGTGGGGGCTGACAGCCAAGGCCACACTCTTGACGCTGCTGGTCCTATCTCCTGTGATCGGGGAGCGGGGGCCTAGTTGCTGCCccggtgggggggatggggcgaGGGTTGGCCGTCCTGGCCCCAGTCCGCAGCCCGTGCTCAGAGGGCTTCTCTGCCTGCCCGCAGCTCCTGGAGGAGGGGCCAGCTGCAGACTCGGAGTTTGGCACCCAGGTCTTGGCCGTGATGAGACCCCCACATCAGGAGCCCCGGGCGCAGGGAATGGTGAGCCGAGGAGAGGGAGGGGTGCGGCCAGAGGgctcgggggggcggggggccagccCCTCAGCCACCTCTCGGCCCCGCAGGAGGAGCCCGTGGTGCCCATCAGCATCCTGGGCCGCTTCCCCTTCTCGTCGGTCCTGCAGCGTATGAACGTGGTGGTAGCGTGGCCGGGGGCCACCCACCCAGAGGCCTACGTCAAGGGCTCCCCCGAGCTGGTGGCCGGCCTCTGCCACCCCGAGACAGGTGAGAGGAGCAGGACAAGTCTGTGGATCCAGCAAGGgccagggggtgtgggggtggggagggccaagGGAAGTGCCCATCAGAAGGGGGGCCAAGGGGGTGCCTCGCCTGGGGGGTGCCAAGGGGAGGTACCCAGAATGGGGGAAGGCTCACGGGGGGTGCCCAGCATGGGGGAGGGTGAGTTGGCACCCAGTCTTCTGTCCTGTGATGTGActctccctggcagtgcccaccCACTTCGCCCAGACACTGCAGAACTACACAGCTGCTGGCTACCGTGTCGTGGCCCTGGCGGGCAAGCCTCTGCCCATTGCCCCCACCCTGGAAGCCGCTCAGCCACTCACCAGGTGGGCCTGGCCCCTCCCTCgggcccccggggctggagcctcCCACCCAGGCCGGGCAGAAAGCCTCGGGGGAGAGACTCTGATCCGGGTCTGTGGCGTTGTAGGGACAGCGTGGAGCAGGACCTGAGTCTGCTGGGGCTGCTGGTCATGCGGAACCTGCTGAAGCCACAGACCACCCCCGTGATCCGGGCCCTGCGGAGCACGCGCATCCGCACCATCATGGCCACAGGTGCCCTCCACAGCGCCTCCTGGCCCCGCTTCCAGTCCGGTCCTGTCCAGGCATTTCGTGGGCTTTTTCCAGGGTGCTTTTCCCCCAGCCGCTCCCATTGCCCCAAGAGGAAAGTGAGACTCCCAGGAATGGCTTTGCTAAAACCCAGGGCTCGTGGCCTTGGCCTCCCCAAGTTCAgtttccatcatcatcatcatcatcatcatcatcatcatcatcatcatcccgttgatcatctaatttctcgagtggtctcagtaacgtctcaaatttgtccagccctgagattttagcagcctctctttacttgtcttttccaatggtgccgcattggaggtcaggggaatgagacccagcattgttactggttttggcatatgaatatgccccagggagtttgtgaggctctcccatgtgggcaggaaactctcggcagcttgccaggttctcccaaagggagaagtaggctagttCAGTTTACACCTCTGAGAAatgtgggggagatggggtggttTCAGCACCTCAGAGTTTGTGACAATCTCATGGAATAGGAAAAGAGATTCTCAGGCCGGAGCAAGATAACAGTGggtagccttgcatgcaaccgacccgggttcaatccccagcatcccatatggttccctgagcacccccggggataattcctgagtgcagagccaggtgtaacctctgagcatggctggaaaACCATAAAAAGGAAAACACCAATGGGGTGCCAGGCTCAGTCAGCGGGTTCCCCATgcacctctcacacacacacacacacgttccaGCAGAACCCCTTCGCACTCCCTCAGGAGCCAGtgggctccagccctgtgtgtcTCCTAAGACCCTGCCACAGGCCAGGGAACTGGGCTTCAGACAGGTGCTGCTTCGCCAGAGTGAGGTCCTACCCCGCTTAGTTCCCCTTTCTGCAGGGGCCGGTGACCTCTGAACCCTGACCTtgactcctccccctccccaggggaTAACCTGCAGACAGCGGTCACCGTGGCACGGAGCTGTGGCATGGTGGGGCCCCAGGAGCAACTGGTCATCCTCCATGCCCGCCCCCCGGCTCCAGGCCAGCCGGCCTCTCTGGAGCTCCTGCCCGATGACCTCACGGCCGCTGTGAACGGGGCCATGGTGAGTGTGACCCAGCGTGCCCGCCACACGTGCCACTGCCCCAGGGGCCCACCTGTGTCACCTCACCCTGGGCCCCACGCCGAGCTGAGCTGAGCTTCCCGGTATACCCCAGGACCCTGAGCAGACCTCAAGTTATACTCCGGAGCTGGACCCCCGACCCCGCCACCTGGCGCTCAGCGGGTCCACATTTGAGGTCCTCATGAAGCACTTCCCCAGGCTGCTGCCCAAGGTAGGGAGCCCCTCGCCTCCCCCtgctccaccccctgcctcatcCCTGCAGTCCTCCGCCTCACCCCACTGCCCACAGGTCCTGGTCCAGGGCTGTGTCTTTGCCCGCATGGCCCCAGAGCAGAAGACGAAGCTGGTGCAGGAGCTGCAGAAGCTTCAGTGAGTACAAGCGGGCagcagggcccctcagagagcaCCCGCCCAGCCCCGCTGGCAGTGGACAGGCCCTTCACGTTACCAAGCCCGTCCTGGGGGCGGGCAGTCAGCGTCCTGCCGCCGTCCCTTGGACTCAGCCAGCCAGCCTGTGGGGGGGATGGGGCCGCATCCCGCATCCCGGGCCCGGCGCCTGCCTGTGTGTGAGCTGGGCTGCGCCCCCTCCCGTGTGCCAGGTACTGCGTGGGCATGTGCGGCGACGGCGCCAACGACTGCGGGGCCCTGAAGGCGGCCGACGTGGGCATCTCGCTGTCGCAGGCCGAGGCCTCCGTGGTCTCCCCCTTCACCTCGAGCATGGACAGCATTGAGTGCGTGCCCATGGTCATCAGGTGAGGCggcagcccccccctcccccgcccccggggctgCGGGCACCGCTGGCTCAGCGTGGCGTGGTGGCCCCTGacgccccaccccccccgcccccagggaagGCCGCTGCTCCCTGGACACGTCCTTCAGCGTCTTCAAGTATATGGCCCTGTACAGCCTGACGCAGTTCATCTCTGTCCTGCTGCTCTACACGGTGAGCCCCTCGCTGCCCCGGGCAAGCTCCGTGCTGCATagcccatggggggggggggtcagagccTGGGGTGCGGGGCCTGAGCGGGACCTGGTGACAGCAGGATCTGGAGCCACTGCTCCGGGCCCCTCTTTCAGCCCGGGTGGGTCCCGGGAGGGAGCTCTGTGTCCACAGGGGAGGTTGAGGGGGCCCCAGGctgctgcccctctccccccagcctcaCGGTCCCGACACCACCTTCACCTCCCACCCCCGTTCACGGAAGTGGGCCACACCGTGGGGCTGTGTGGATCCTGTGCCCGTGTCTGTCCTTGTGTTCCCCGTAAACCTCGGAGTGTCCCGAGGCCCAAGGCTGTGGTGACCAGTAACCTAAGGGGCCAGCGATACAGACCCTCACACTGCCCGGTGTAGGGGCACTCCCCCAGCAGGCTAGGCCTCCCAGCATCAGGCTGGAGGacaggctttttatttatttattattttttaattttttttctttttgggtcacacctggtaatgctcaggggttactcctggctcatgcactcaggaattactcgtggtggtgctcgggggaccatattggatgctgggaatcgaacccgggtccaccgtgtccaaggcaaacaccctaccgactgtgctatcattccagccccaggctttttatttatttttatttatttatttattatttatttattttggtttggggccgaacccagcagtgctcaggacttactcctggctctgtgctctggcatcTCTCTATTGCTCTGGCATCTAagagggactttttttttaatttattttttaaatttcattttccccTTACACATTATATAAACACTGGCTTATGAAGTTattcatggtgatttgttacagacatccagtattccaacaccagtcttaCTACCTTTgcaccttcctgccaccattaTCTTAATTTTCCCAACTctcccttaagcctgcccccaggGCAgtctctcaataatttattttatattgcatgttataaataatttgctaaaagaatgatcaaaatgCTTCTTTGGAGAAAGGTGGTGAAGGTTGTTACATCTCACCGTGGAATCATGAAATCCCTGTGTAGGagattattaagatgttaataggGTTAAGTCTTAGGTGTTCATATTTTGTTAatagagattggttgccttctgcattACAtttcatccaatctggtgtggtCCTCCGGGTTTATTAATGTTGTAGAGTTAAAGATGTCATTTGGCCATGAATGCAACCACACGCTCCGGGAAGTCCCAAGTTCACAACAcggtgatacagctggaatttTAACTGGGTGGCGGCTTTGGGGCGTGGGCCTGACTGCTGGGACTTCCCGAAGTACAGAGAGATGAGGGGAGGTGGCCCATCCCCagctccatgaaagcctggagattttggtctcaaaacctgcatacctgagtttttcagtagATTAATTTCTGGAGGCTCATCCAAGCACTAGAGTGTGGCTGGGAGCATGGCAGTGCTTGTGGAgagtggaggttttcggctaccgGGGATCTGTTTGGGCGGGCGCTGAGCTCACCCACTATCTCCTGGGTGCCCTGGATGACTCAGCCTTGCGTAGGGCcaaaagcatctctgcaacttgttgatctctctcaagatttagttatgagtctctagatcatggccggTGAATGAACTTACTTGGTGCCGGAGGCGGTTCCTGGTCATGACTGCTGGGAAAGagggactttttattttttattttattattattattattattattattatcttttttgggtcacacccggcaatgcacaggggttactcctggctcatgcactcagaaattctcctggtagtgctcaggggaccatatgggatgctgggaatcaaacctgggtcggccacgtgcaaggcaaacgccctacccactgtgctattgctccagcccccaagagggaCTTCTTAAAGGCAGTGCAGCCCCTATCCACTAGACTCAAGGCTCCTCATGGTTAGGGGGTGCGGCCACCCTGTTAGATTGGCGGATGGAAGCCTCCTTCCCCGCCAGACTTCTCGAAGGAATTGCTGGTGCCTCCAGTATTGACTCTGGCCAACCTGAGTTGGGGCCAAGCCTCAGTCTCCCCTCTGTCCTCCCCACAGATCAACACCAACCTGGGCGACGTGCAGTTCCTAGCCATCGACCTGGCCATCACCACCACGGTGGCAGTGCTCATGAGCCGCACAGGGCCGGCGCGGGCCCTGGGCCAGGTGCGGCCCCCCGGGGCCCTGCTCAGCGTGCCCGTGCTCAGCAGCCTGCTGCtgcaggtggccctggtggccggCGTGCAGCTGGGGGGCTACTTCCTGACGGTGGCCCAGCCCTGGTGAGTcgggagcccccgccccctccccgtctTCCCCACACCTGCTGCCTGACACCAGCTCCCTGCACCGCCCAGGTTCGTGCCTCTGAACAGGACGGCACCAGCTCCCGACAACCTGCCCAACTACGAGAACACGGTGGTCTTCTCGCTGTCCAGTTTCCAGTACCTCATCCTGGCCGTGGCCATGTCCAAGGGCGCGCCCTTCCGCCAGCCGCTCTACACCAACGGTGCCAGCCCGCGGTGGGGGTGCCGGCTCCtgcgtgggggggcaggggggaagcagggcagagagggaggaaggtgggagagaagTGGGGATCTCCAGGCTGGGGGCAGTGCTCCCCAACTGATAGACCCCTCACACCCCTGTTCCCCGCAGTGTCCTTCCTGGTGGTCCTGGCGCTCTTGGCCTCTATTCTGGtgggcctcctcctggcccccGGCCTCCTGCAGGGGCCGCTGACACTCAAGCCCATCGCGGACACCCGCTtcaagctgctgctgctgggcctcGTCGCCTTGAACTTCGTGGGGGCCTTCATGGTGGAGAGTGTGCTGGACCAGTGCCTCCCCACCTGCCTGCAGTGGCTCCGGCCCAAGCGGGTCTCCAAGAAGAGATTCAAGCAGCTGGAGCAGGAGCTGGCCGAGCAGCCCTGGCCGCCCCCTACTGGGCCCATGAGGTAGTACAGGCCCCCGGCCGACACCCTGGACACTGCATCCCTGCCACTGAGCCTCCTGGGCCCGTCTGCAGACACCATCGCCATCCCTCCCTACATCCCTGAGGTTGGCAGTCCGCACACTTGTGCCCCAAGTGCATCCGCCTGGCCCCATCTCTCCTGTCTCCACTGTTGGGGGGCAGTACGAACTGTGGTTCCCACGTGAGACCCTCCCGGTCCAAACAATAGTCACCAGCCCCATCAGAGCTGTTGTCGGTGTAACAAATAAAGTCTCATATTTTCCTGATGCCTCCACCTGTCCCTCACCCAAGAGCCTGCACCTCGGTGCCGACCTGGCAGCCCCTGGCACTCATCTGCTCCCGGCACCACCAAATCTTTCAGACTGCAGAGGCCAACACCCTTACCTGGGCCTGCCTTCTCCATCCCGTGGTAATAATTCCTCTGTATTCAGCAGGTATCCTGCACGCCTTTCAGCTCTGTATGTACATCATCACTTAACTCTGTCCCAatttacagagaaggaaactgaggcttctaaGTCACCCCTGTAGTCAGAGGTGGGGCTGATCTTTGGCTGATGTTGCATTTCATGTTGGC
Coding sequences within:
- the ATP13A2 gene encoding polyamine-transporting ATPase 13A2 isoform X2 — protein: MLGFKLTHVPALCLAPGWASDNSPLVGSTAPGYGTLTIEPSLEALSSSVSSVRLRGYSSSPWRLLGYHLVVWLLAGIPLLLFRWKPAWGVRLRLQPCSLASAETLIIETKDKEDSAWRLYTVRVQTEAVSEDSLEQPLQATAVEDGRSQAAVGAVPSGLWEDTAQLHGREEAKRLLRFYVFQGRRYIWLETQQAFCHVSLLDQGRTCEDVHLSRSGLNLQDQHVRKAVYGPNVISIPVKSYLQLLVDEALNPYYGFQAFSIGLWLADHYYWYALCIFLISTLSICVSLYKTRKQSQTLRDMVQLSVRVCVCRPGGEEEWVDSSQLVPGDCLVLPQEGGLMPCDAALVAGECMVNESSLTGESVPVLKTALPQAPIPYCPDAHRRHSLFCGTVVLQARAFTGPRVLAVVTRTGFCTVKGGLVSSILHPRPVNFKFYKHSMKFVAALSVLALLGTIYSIFILHRNRVPVSEIVIRALDLVTVVVPPALPAAMTVCTLYAQGRLKRQGIFCLHPLRINLGAKLQLVCFDKTGTLTEDGLDVMGVVPLKDRAFLPLVPEPRRLPMGPLLRALATCHALSRLQDGAVGDPMDLKMVESTGWLLEEGPAADSEFGTQVLAVMRPPHQEPRAQGMEEPVVPISILGRFPFSSVLQRMNVVVAWPGATHPEAYVKGSPELVAGLCHPETVPTHFAQTLQNYTAAGYRVVALAGKPLPIAPTLEAAQPLTRDSVEQDLSLLGLLVMRNLLKPQTTPVIRALRSTRIRTIMATGDNLQTAVTVARSCGMVGPQEQLVILHARPPAPGQPASLELLPDDLTAAVNGAMDPEQTSSYTPELDPRPRHLALSGSTFEVLMKHFPRLLPKVLVQGCVFARMAPEQKTKLVQELQKLQYCVGMCGDGANDCGALKAADVGISLSQAEASVVSPFTSSMDSIECVPMVIREGRCSLDTSFSVFKYMALYSLTQFISVLLLYTINTNLGDVQFLAIDLAITTTVAVLMSRTGPARALGQVRPPGALLSVPVLSSLLLQVALVAGVQLGGYFLTVAQPWFVPLNRTAPAPDNLPNYENTVVFSLSSFQYLILAVAMSKGAPFRQPLYTNVSFLVVLALLASILVGLLLAPGLLQGPLTLKPIADTRFKLLLLGLVALNFVGAFMVESVLDQCLPTCLQWLRPKRVSKKRFKQLEQELAEQPWPPPTGPMR